A stretch of DNA from Maridesulfovibrio sp.:
CGGGAGCGGACTTGACAGGATATCGATCTCCCGGAAATCCGCAAAGAGAAAAATATGGCAAAAATACAAAAAATAAAAGGCGTTGCAGACCTCTTCCCCGAAGAAAGCGCAAGATATGCGTTTATGGAACAGGCCGCAAGGGAAGTGTTCACCTCATATGGTTATGGAGAGTTAAGGATACCCATCCTTGAAAAAACGGAACTTTTCTGCCGTTCCATAGGCGAAGAAACCGATGTCGTGCAAAAGGAAATGTATACTTTTCCGGACCGCAAGGACCGTTCCCTGACCATGCGCCCCGAGGCCACGGCAGGAATCGTGCGTGCCTATGTGGAAAACAAGATTCACCAGCCCGGCAAGGTCAGCAAATATTTCACCTACGGACCCATGTTTCGCTACGAGCGTCCTCAGGCAGGGCGCATGCGTCAGTTCCACCAGATAGACGCGGAAATTTTCGGCGCAGCGGAGCCGCAGGCCGATGCCGAAGTCCTGCTCATGCTTTCGGCTTTTCTCGGCAGAATCGGACTGAAAAAACTTTCCTTTGAGCTCAACTCGCTGGGTTGTCCCGAATGTCGGCCGAAATACAATCAGGCCCTGAAAGATTTCCTGAACTCACTCGACAGAAGCGAACTCTGTGAGGATTGCCAGCGCCGTATGGACACCAACCCCCTGCGCGTGCTGGACTGCAAAAGCAAAAACTGCAAGGCCCTCACTCAAAATGCTCCGACCCTGCCCGATCACCTCTGCGGGGAATGCCGTGAACATTTTGATACCGTGATTGCCCT
This window harbors:
- the hisS gene encoding histidine--tRNA ligase — its product is MAKIQKIKGVADLFPEESARYAFMEQAAREVFTSYGYGELRIPILEKTELFCRSIGEETDVVQKEMYTFPDRKDRSLTMRPEATAGIVRAYVENKIHQPGKVSKYFTYGPMFRYERPQAGRMRQFHQIDAEIFGAAEPQADAEVLLMLSAFLGRIGLKKLSFELNSLGCPECRPKYNQALKDFLNSLDRSELCEDCQRRMDTNPLRVLDCKSKNCKALTQNAPTLPDHLCGECREHFDTVIALISEAGLEYTLNPRLVRGLDYYQRTAFEVTSGDIGAQTAVAGGGRYDGLVESLGGPKQVPAIGFACGMERLALLLDGTFEAENDFYVALADERAAQNALLFAEKLRNNGQKGEAAFSAKSMKAHLRYANKINARRCFIFGADEFENGTVTVKDMAEGGEQTTMPFDEYFK